ACGAGAATACGGAAACCACCGTGTTCGCTGGGCTTAGCCTCAGGCGCAACGCCTTCTGTGCGCGCCATACACTGCGCCCCCTCTTCATCCCGAGTTTGCCGGACGGCGCCTCAGCGTGCCGGGGAGAGCCATCGGCTTCGGCGGAGCTCGAGCTCGCACCCTGCAAGGTCTTTCATCCTTAGCCCGGATGAGCCGTCAAGCTCCGCCGGTCCTGCTGAAAGCGAAAGCCGCACACATGCTCCCGGCCCGGGTCACCTTGACCGCCTTACGCGGGCACGTACACTTTACGAATCTTGCCCAGTTTCTCGATTCTTTCTTCCGCGAGCCGGGCCGCCGCCTTGTACGTCGGAATCCCGTCCCGCTCCGCTATCGCTATCACCTTCAGGACGTTGTCATAAATGCCCGCCGCTTTGCGCAAGGCCCTTTCCCTGTTGTAACCGTAGAATTCGTCAGCGACGTTTATCACTCCTCCCGCGTTGATGATATAATCGGGCGCATAGAGTATCCCTGCATCCTCCAGGGCGTCGCCGTGCCGATCCTCTTTGAGCTGGTTGTTCGCGGCCCCGGCCACGATCTTGCACTTAAGCCTCGGGAGCGTCTCGTCGTTTATCACCGCGCCAAGGGCACACGGGCAAAACACGTCACACTCGACATCGAACACCTTGTCATAGGGAACGGGCTTCGCCCCGAAATCGTCAGCCGCCTTCTTGACCCGGTCCTCGTAGATGTCGGCGATGTATACCTTCGCCCCTTCCTCGACAAGATACCTCACCACATGGTAGCCCACGTGGCCCACTCCCTGGACCACGACGGTCTTGTCTTTGAGCGAGTCGCTTCCGAAGACCTCCAGCGCACAAGCCTTCATGCCGCGCACGACCCCGAACGCCGTGACGGGCGACGGGTCGCCACTTGAGCCGGTCGTCGCAGATAGACCCAGCACGTGGTCGGTCTCCATGTGCACGGTCTCCATGTCTTCCACACTCACGCCCACATCCTCGGCCGTGATGTACCGTCCGCCGAGCGTATCCACGAACCTCCCGAACGCGCGGAAGAGCGCCTCTGACTTGTCTTTGCGCGGATCTCCGATGATAACCGCTTTGCCCCCGCCGAAATCGAGGCCGGCAGCGGCATTCTTGTACGTCATACCCCGGGCGAGTCGCAAGGCGTCGGTGAGCGCCTCCTCTTCGGACGAGTAGGGCCACATCCTACACCCGCCGAGGGCAGGGCCGAGGGTTGTATCATGAATCGCTATGATGGCCCGCAGCCCCGAGACCTCGTCGGTCGCAAAGACCACTTGTTCAAACCCGTAGCGTCCCATCTCTTCAAAGAGCTTCAATTCCGGATCTCCTCCTTTGGGCGCGTCCGTATTCCTCCAGGTGTCAACCTGGGTAACGCCGCATCCCGACAAGCTGGCAATCCCGACAAGCCGACCCCTTCCGATCCCCCACCTCACCTCGACAGAAGCACTCCGAGGGCGAGCGAGTACACCTTCGCCATGTGAGAGTCGGACCTCGACGTGACCACCACGGGCGCCCTCGCGCCCACCACGACGCTCGCAGCGCACCCGCCTGCAAGATAGACGAGCGCCTTGTAGAACACATTGCCCGTCTCGATGTCCGGCACGATGAGTATGTCCGCTCGGCCGGCGACCGGGCTCGAGATGCCCTTATGGTTCGCAGCTGCAGCCGATATGGCGTTGTCCAGCGCAAGCGGACCGTCCACGATCGCTCCTTTGATCTGCCCGCGTTCAGACATCTTGGCGAGACACGCGGCATCGATGGTCGCGGGCATGTCGGGATTCACGTTCTCCACAGCCGCCAATGCCGCAACGCGCGGTTCCGCGATTCCGAGCGCATGCGCCACGTCAATGGCGTTCTGCGTGATCTGCGCTTTCTCAGCAAGCCCGGGCGCGATGTTCATCGCTCCGTCGCTGAAGATGAGGAGACGCTCGAACCTGGGCACTTCGAACACAGACACGTGCGAAAGCAGTCGCCCTGTACGAAGACCGACCTCCTTGTCAAGAACCGCCCTGAGAACATCCGCCGTGCTCACAAGCCCCTTCATCAGAAGGTCCGCCTTCCCCGCGCTGACCATGGCAACGCCTGCGCGAACCGCCGCAAGTGTGTCCCTCTCCTCCACGAGCTCGTGGGACGACAGGTCGATGTCGCTTTCGGCGGCGGCTTTGCCTATGGCCACGGGATCCCCAATGAGGATACACCTCGCTATCCCCCGCCGCGACGCCTCGTCTGCTGCCAGGAGCACTTCCGGGTCTGCTGCAGCCACCACGGCGCACGTCCTCGGGCCCACCTCCCTCGCCGCCTTCGCGAGGTCATCAAGGCTCCTTATGACTCCGGCCCCCAAATCCGTCCCCCCTTCATTCGTAAGTCCCAAGCTCCTCCTCACCGCGAAGGACTCTGAAAGCCCCCATTGCGAGGGCTTCCATCTCTCTCTCGCCCGGATAGACCCTTACCTCGGCGATGAATTCGATCCGACTCCGGATCATGTCCACGAGACGGGTCGCATTCGCGAGGCCTCCCGTTATGAGAACGGCGTCCACGTCGCCAGCGAGCACGCAAGCCATCGCACCGATCTCTTTGGCCACCTGATAAGCCATTCCCTCATACACGAGCCGCGCGAACTCATCACCGCGGGCGATTCTCGCTTCGACCTCGACCGCGTCTGACGTCCCAAGATAAGCCGCGATGCCCCCTCGTCCAACGAGTCTCCTCACGAGCTCCTCTCTTGTGTACTTGCCGGAATAGGCGAGCCGGACAAGCGGGACCACAGGCACCCCACCCGCCCGCTCCGGACTGTAGGGACCCTGCTCATTGGCGTTGTTCACGTCGATGATGCGCCCGCCACGGCACGCCGCCACAGATATGCCCCCGCCCAGGTGCGCGACGATGTAGTTTGCGACATCGAGGTCCGCCTGCATCTCCCGCGCCGCCTGCCTCAGCGTGGCCTTGATATTCAGCGCGTGGCTCAGACTGCGCCTGGGAAGCTCCGGCAGGCCCGACACCCTGGCCAGAGGCTCGAACTCGTCGCACGACACCGGGTCCACTACATAGGCCGGCACGCCCCAGGCGTCCGCTATCGCGCGGGCGATGATGCCCCCGAGGTTCGAGGCGTGGGGCCCTTGCACCTGGTTCCGAAGGTCCTCCAGCATCCTGTCGCTCACGACGTAAGTGCCGCCGGCGCAAGGCCGCAAAAGACCACCACGAGCCACGACCGCCGCGACCGAATCCGGTTCCACGGCCGCCTCCTTCAGGGCGGCAATGACCTCGGACAGTCGATACTCGAATTGGTCCATGATGCTGGAAAACGAGGCGAGCGTTTTGTGATCGTGGACAAGCTTCCTCTCGAAAAGCGGACCGGACGGGGTGTACAGGGCAATCCTGGTGGCAGTGGAGCCGGGATTAATCACGAGGACCTGCAACGTTTCCACCTTCAGATCGTCTCCCGCCGCAGACCCGGGCAGGCCTGCCAGGTTGTCGGCTTGTCGCCAGCCTGTTCATGTGGGCCGAGAGGCCTTGCGCGCGGTGGCCGTAAGTTGATCCCATGCAAGTGTCATGCCATTCCCCTCGACGACCCTGATGCCCGCGATCGCCCGCAGACCAGGCAGCGCCGGCCGGATGACGGCAGGCTGCGTGCAAATCCGTGCAGTCCTCGCGGGCCGCGGCGTGCAAAAGATTGCACGCCGTCGGTCCCTCGCTTCCCTTCATACATACGAGGCGCACGAGCGGCCCTTGAGTCGGCCAACGAACCACGGGGTTCGTCCAAGCCCGCATCAACCTCGCACGTAAAGCCGGGCCGCACGCTCATCCTTCGCCCGCTTTTTGAAGGGATCGAGTCCTAGACGCAGAAAGATTCAAGGGATGCAAGGGATGCGCCAGCGCTTTCCCAAAGCGCAAATCAGATCCGTAACGGAAGGGGGCATGCTGATGGACGTCACGAGGCTCGCGGTGATCGGTGCCGGACAAATGGGGTCCGGTATAGCACAAGTGGCTGCGGCGGCCGGGGTCCAAGTAGTCATGTTGGACGTCTCGGAAGACCTCGCGCGAAGGGGTCTCGTCGCCGTCGAACGGGGGCTCTCCCGGGCGGTTGAGAAGGGCAAGATGGGACCCGAGGAACGGGACGCAGCGCTCGCACGGATCCGCGTCGGGGCAGACCTTTCCCTCGCGTCCGACGCCGACGTGGCGATCGAGGCTGTCACGGAGAACGTCGATATCAAGAAGGATGTCCTCCGGAGGGTGGACGACCTCCTGCCGCCCAGGAGCATCATAGCCTCCAACACGTCTTCCATATCTATCACGCGGCTTGCGGCCGCCACGAAACGGCCGGAGAAGGTCATCGGCATGCATTTCATGAATCCTGTTCCTGCCATGAAACTGGTGGAGATCATATCAGGCCAGGCCACTTCGGACGAGACGAGAAGGGACGCCTGGGCCCTCGCGGAAAGGATGGGGAAGACCCCCGTGTCGGTCTCCGACTACCCTGGGTTCGTCTCCAACAGGCTCCTCATCCCCATGATCAATGAAGCAGCGTATTGCCTCATGGAAGGCGTTGCATCCCGTGAGGATATCGACACCGTGATGCGGCTCGGCATGAACCATCCTATGGGCCCACTCGCCCTCGCCGACCTCATCGGGCTCGACACGTGCCTGTACATCATGGAGATCCTCTACGAGGGTTTTGGGGACCCGAAGTACCGGCCGTGTCCCCTCCTCCGCCGAATGGTGGACGCCGGGTGCCTGGGCAAAAAGACAGGGAAAGGGTTCTACACATATTGAGGCAGCGATGAGGAAGGGATTCGATGGCGCAGGCTAAGAAGTTTCGGCTCTCCAACAGGGAACTCGAGGTCATATTGAACTCCACCCACGACGGGATGATCGCTGTGGACCGCCACGGTCTCATCACCATCTTCAACGCGGCCGCCGCCCGCATCACTGGGCTCGATCCGGATGAGATGATAGGACGGCGCGCGCAGGATGTGATCCCGAACACCAGGCTCCACGTGGTGCTGGAGACGGGCCAGGCCGAGTTGAACCAGCAACAGGTGTTAGGTGGGGTCAAGATCATCACCAACCGCGTGCCTGTAAGAGACGCCGAGGGCAGAGTGATCGGTGCGGTTGCGGTTTTCCGGGACATCAGCGAGGTCATCTCGCTCGCTGAGGAGATCACGAACCTGCGCCAGATCCAAGGCCTCCTGGAGGCCATAATCAATTCAACTCAGGACGCGATCTCGGTCGTGGACGAGAACGGCATGGGGCTCCTGATCAACCCCGCGTACACCCGTCTGACCGGACTCACCGAGGAGGACGTCATCGGCAAGCCGGCCACCACCGATATCGCGGAGGGTGAGAGCATGCACATGAAGGTGCTTCGCACGCGGCTTCCCGTGCGGGGCGCCCACATGAAGGTCGGCCCGCGAAAGAAAGAGGTCATAGTCCATGCCGCGCCCATCATCGTTGATGACAAGCTCAAGGGGAGCGTGGCTGTGATTCACGATACATCCGAGATCCGGAGGCTCACCGAGGAGCTTGACAGGGCGAAAAGGCTCATCAGGCGGCTCGAGGCCAAGTACACCTTCGACGACATAGTCGGCGTAAGCCCGAAGATGGCACGGGCAATCGAACAAGCCAGGCGCGTGGCCGCGACGCCGGTCACCGTTCTCCTGAGAGGGGAGAGCGGAACCGGAAAGGAGCTCTTCGCACACGCCATCCACAACGCGAGCGACCGGGCACGAGGCCAGTTCATAAGGGTGAACTGCACGGCGATCGTAGATACGCTCCTCGAGTCGGAGCTCTTCGGCTACGAGGAAGGCGCTTTCACGGGCGCGAAGCGAGGCGGGAAGCGCGGCCTCTTCGAGGAGGCGAGCGGCGGGACCATCTTCCTGGACGAGGTGGGGGCCACGAACCTCGCGCTGCAAGCCAAACTGCTGCGAGTCCTTCAGGAGAAGGAGATCGTGCGGGTCGGTGACACACGTCCCATACCCGTGGACGTCCGCGTGATAGCCGCCACCAACACCGACCTCGAGAAGGCCGTCCGCGAGGGGCGGATGCGGGAGGATCTGTACTACCGGCTCAATGTGGTCCCCATTTTCATCCCACCCCTTCGGGAGCGCATCGAAGATATTCCTCTCCTGTGCCACAGCCTGATACGTCGGTTCAACCAGGCTTACGGGAGAAACGTGAGCCGCATCTCAGAGGAGGCCCTCGACATCCTCGCCGAGTACGATTGGCCGGGGAACGTGAGGGAGCTCGAGAACGTTCTTAGCCGCGCCATCATCAACATGCACTTCAGCGAGGTAGAGATCCTGCCGCGCCACCTGCCCGCCC
The nucleotide sequence above comes from Bacillota bacterium. Encoded proteins:
- a CDS encoding Glu/Leu/Phe/Val dehydrogenase, with the translated sequence MKLFEEMGRYGFEQVVFATDEVSGLRAIIAIHDTTLGPALGGCRMWPYSSEEEALTDALRLARGMTYKNAAAGLDFGGGKAVIIGDPRKDKSEALFRAFGRFVDTLGGRYITAEDVGVSVEDMETVHMETDHVLGLSATTGSSGDPSPVTAFGVVRGMKACALEVFGSDSLKDKTVVVQGVGHVGYHVVRYLVEEGAKVYIADIYEDRVKKAADDFGAKPVPYDKVFDVECDVFCPCALGAVINDETLPRLKCKIVAGAANNQLKEDRHGDALEDAGILYAPDYIINAGGVINVADEFYGYNRERALRKAAGIYDNVLKVIAIAERDGIPTYKAAARLAEERIEKLGKIRKVYVPA
- a CDS encoding phosphate butyryltransferase → MRSLDDLAKAAREVGPRTCAVVAAADPEVLLAADEASRRGIARCILIGDPVAIGKAAAESDIDLSSHELVEERDTLAAVRAGVAMVSAGKADLLMKGLVSTADVLRAVLDKEVGLRTGRLLSHVSVFEVPRFERLLIFSDGAMNIAPGLAEKAQITQNAIDVAHALGIAEPRVAALAAVENVNPDMPATIDAACLAKMSERGQIKGAIVDGPLALDNAISAAAANHKGISSPVAGRADILIVPDIETGNVFYKALVYLAGGCAASVVVGARAPVVVTSRSDSHMAKVYSLALGVLLSR
- the buk gene encoding butyrate kinase gives rise to the protein MKVETLQVLVINPGSTATRIALYTPSGPLFERKLVHDHKTLASFSSIMDQFEYRLSEVIAALKEAAVEPDSVAAVVARGGLLRPCAGGTYVVSDRMLEDLRNQVQGPHASNLGGIIARAIADAWGVPAYVVDPVSCDEFEPLARVSGLPELPRRSLSHALNIKATLRQAAREMQADLDVANYIVAHLGGGISVAACRGGRIIDVNNANEQGPYSPERAGGVPVVPLVRLAYSGKYTREELVRRLVGRGGIAAYLGTSDAVEVEARIARGDEFARLVYEGMAYQVAKEIGAMACVLAGDVDAVLITGGLANATRLVDMIRSRIEFIAEVRVYPGEREMEALAMGAFRVLRGEEELGTYE
- a CDS encoding 3-hydroxybutyryl-CoA dehydrogenase produces the protein MDVTRLAVIGAGQMGSGIAQVAAAAGVQVVMLDVSEDLARRGLVAVERGLSRAVEKGKMGPEERDAALARIRVGADLSLASDADVAIEAVTENVDIKKDVLRRVDDLLPPRSIIASNTSSISITRLAAATKRPEKVIGMHFMNPVPAMKLVEIISGQATSDETRRDAWALAERMGKTPVSVSDYPGFVSNRLLIPMINEAAYCLMEGVASREDIDTVMRLGMNHPMGPLALADLIGLDTCLYIMEILYEGFGDPKYRPCPLLRRMVDAGCLGKKTGKGFYTY
- a CDS encoding sigma-54-dependent transcriptional regulator — translated: MAQAKKFRLSNRELEVILNSTHDGMIAVDRHGLITIFNAAAARITGLDPDEMIGRRAQDVIPNTRLHVVLETGQAELNQQQVLGGVKIITNRVPVRDAEGRVIGAVAVFRDISEVISLAEEITNLRQIQGLLEAIINSTQDAISVVDENGMGLLINPAYTRLTGLTEEDVIGKPATTDIAEGESMHMKVLRTRLPVRGAHMKVGPRKKEVIVHAAPIIVDDKLKGSVAVIHDTSEIRRLTEELDRAKRLIRRLEAKYTFDDIVGVSPKMARAIEQARRVAATPVTVLLRGESGTGKELFAHAIHNASDRARGQFIRVNCTAIVDTLLESELFGYEEGAFTGAKRGGKRGLFEEASGGTIFLDEVGATNLALQAKLLRVLQEKEIVRVGDTRPIPVDVRVIAATNTDLEKAVREGRMREDLYYRLNVVPIFIPPLRERIEDIPLLCHSLIRRFNQAYGRNVSRISEEALDILAEYDWPGNVRELENVLSRAIINMHFSEVEILPRHLPALGRFQQGLQAWQAGQAVPGKGSEAEAEAEALGRGGPSAQGVPSLREAVEHAEKRAILRALQASKGSKTAAAKLLGIGLRSLYYKIKRYHIS